In Pan paniscus chromosome 15, NHGRI_mPanPan1-v2.0_pri, whole genome shotgun sequence, the sequence GGCTGGAAGCAGTGGCTCGGTTATCTGAATCTTGTTATTATAATAAGAGGACCCACCTCCTTGGTTTTTGTGAGGATAGGTGCAGGAGGTGCCCCGAGACCACTTTGCCCCTCACCAGGCCCTGACTAAGTGCTCCCTGGTGGGAGGGGTGGTGGGTCTTATGGTCCCTGAAGCTGGTGGCAGACCTGGAAGCCTGGACCATTGGCTGCATCCTGCGGGGCCTGCCAGGGCAGAGTGGTCATTCCACCTTCCCCAGGGCCTGGCCTTTCTCTGCTATTGGAGAGATCATTTCCAGACCCTGTGGACGGCCTGCCTGCTTCTGCTTCCCCTGACTTCAGCCCAGCTGGGGCTGCCAGAGTCAAGCAAATCCTGGATCCCAATCCAAAGCCCTGGCCTCTCCCTCGTTCAGGGAACTGAACAGCCCAAGGGTGGCCATCCTGCCTGGTTGCCGGCGGAGCCAGCTGCTATGCATCGGCTGCAAAGAACAAAGTGCCCCAGCTGTGGCTGCAGGGAGGCCTGGCCTGGAACTGGCAAAGTGCCCCCAAAATCCGCTGGCTCCCTCCCCTCAGGAACGCTGGCGCTAATGGGTaacagaaggccaaggcagggactTCTCCCTGGCCCACCGGGAACACTGAGACTAACAGATCATGGGCAACGCAGGGGaagccctggactcagccacCACCATCAGCCCTCCCTTGGCCAACTGGGATGGGTGGGACTGCCTGGGATCGGGAGGCTCCAGTCCTCCCcgttgcctcagtttccctgggaAGAAGGTCGAGATGGAGCATTAGACACTTCCACTGAGGACACTGTGAGAAGCgaaggagagggaagggtggAGGTCCGCTCAGACTCGCCTTCCAGCCAAGGTCTCCACCGCATCTATGGTCCAGGAGAGAGATGGCGAGGCCGAGGAGGGCCTAGGGCTTTCCGGGGGCAGGGCCAGTTTTGTGGGTGTTCAACCTGTGTGGTCACACGAGGCTCCGCACATGGAAGGATCGGCCACTTGGCTTCATGCTCTGTTGTCTccgtcttgaaattcttaacaattttttaacaaATGGCCCACACATTATCTAGCAGACCCCATCTAGGGTGAGGACATTTATACACAAAGGGCCTTGCTGTCTGGGAAACAGAATCGGAGGGTGTTGGAACAGACAACCCATCCTTCTGCCTTGCCCCAACCCCCACCTCTCCACAGCTggaaggagaaagatgaagaacCCGGCAGGGCCTCCTTTCGAGGTTGGCCAGGTGGCACGTGGGTTTccggaagagaggagagagaggaaacagCCCTGACCTCCACAGGCTGCAGGTGGGGTCAGGAAGAAAGAAGGGCAGGGGCCAGGGGAAGATAGGCCCCTCCCTGCCAAGGCCCTCCATGGGTGGTGGGCAAGCAGGTGAGCCACTTCAGCTAGAACTCGCTGTTGGAGGAGGCTGCAGGTCTGAGGTGGGCACAAGGGGAGTGTGGGGCGGAGGGTGGCGGTGGTGAGGCCTGGAGCCAGGATAAAGCTCTTCAGGGCCTCCGCCAGCAGGGCCGGCCCAGGCCCGCTCTGACCTCTGGTCTTATTACAGAAAAGGGGTCCCGATgcagaccccaagagagagttcttggatctcgcgcaagaaagaattcagggggACTCcgcagtgcaaagcaaaagcaagtttgttaagaaagtaaaggaataaagaatggccactccatagacagagcagccctgagggctgctgattgcccatttttatggttatttcttgataatATGCTAAACAgaaggtggattattcatgcctcccctttttagaccacatagggtaactttctgacgttgccatggcatttgtacactgtcatggagctggtgggagtgtagcagtgaggacgacgaGAAGTCACTCATGTCGCAATTttagttttggtgggttttggctggcttctttactgcaaactgttttatcagcaaggtctttatgacctgtatcttgtgctgacctatctcatcctgtgacttagaattcctaaccgtctgggaatgcagcctagtaggcctcagcctcattttacccagctcctattcaatatggagttgctctggttcacacccCTTTGACAGTCTCAGCCAGTAGGCAATTCAGAAACTCCCCCAGCAGGCAGCCGGCCGGGTGCCTTGCTCCTCCAGCATGGGCCTGGCTGACTCCTGGTTTCCACCTCCCGGATGCGGCCGGCTGCTCTTGTGGCTCTCCTGTCCCTCACAGTTGGGCCAGGGTCAAGCAGTGCTGGGACATAAGCTGGCAGGAGGGGAGTGGGCCCCAGGTCCCAGACCAGGGCTGGAGAGGATCCGGGCTCCACAGAAGAGGGTGGGAAGGGAACCCCACCCTGTATAGGAGGCAGGGAGAGTGGAGATGCAGCCCGGGGGATCTGCCTGAGGCCCAGCCCAGACACTGGCCCGACTCTCGGAAGCCAGGCCACCCCGTCTGCCTTCCCTGGCAGAGCCGGACCAGGCTGGAGCCAGAGTGCCTGGGCAGGGCACACTCAACACCCGCACCCTGGTTCCCTGAGGCTGAGGGCTGGACCAGCCAGACGCCTTCCTTTGCACCTCCCAGGACCCAGGCTGCGAATCCCTTCCATTCAAATGCACATGTTCCCGGGAGGCCGGGAGAGGGTGGGCTCaggtcagaatttcattcctcaCACTCGTCAGAGGTTTGTGAACAGCCAGCCCAGAGGAAAGCCCAGAGGGCAGGGCGGGGGGGAGACTGAAGGGACCGGCTGCGGGAGACAGGAAGGGTGGACCAACCCAGCACTTCCACACTGGGCCTGGGCAGgcctcacccccagccccacctctgcCCTCTCCTTCCCACTCCCAGCTCAGGCTCCTGGGCCCCTGGCACTTCCACAGCCCCTCCTGGTTTCCGGAGGTTTGCCGAGGCTGCTGCTCTGTCGCTGCCGTCCTTCCACATATCCTCTCATTTtcacagacagggaaactgaggcctgaaatGTCAGTTGAGGCCAACAGCTAAGTGACAGGgcaacaacccaaatgcccaagccTTCTGCTGCCAGCTTCCCAGAGCCCTCTGGGCTGGGTGGCAGCGGCACAGAGCGACGTGGAGCTCTGGAGGCAGATCCCGGCTCTGCCACTCCCTGGCCTCAGGACCCTGGGCAACTCAGGGCAGCTTTCTCACCTGTAAAGGAGGAACTCATGGCCCCCTCCCAGGGTGACTAAGAACACAGGCTTCCGTAAGGATGAGGAGGGGCCGGGCACTCCTGGGTCATAGGAAGTGCTCAGCCAGTGGATACCACCCCTTCCACGGCAGAGACTGCCCATGCCTAACACATTTCCACTGCCATTGGCAATCCCAGGCTCATTTCTCAGACTCGGGTATTTTCAGGCTAGAAAGGACCTGGAAACGTGTCCTTGGAAGAGCTCTGGACCCGTGTTTTTCCCTAAGCAGCTGGTCCAGCCACCGCAGACACAGATGACAGGTGTGCTGACTCAGTAGGACCCAATTCCAATTGCCTTCCATTGTTGAAAGAATCTAAAAGAACCTTGACTCCCCTCCAGGTCTACCCAATCTACAAACACTGCAGAGCACAAATGAATGAAGATTCATTGTCTCCTTTAAGAACCAGAGGGGTCCCCCTTCCCGTGCAGCAGGAAAAGCTCACACAGAATGAAAGCTATTAGGTTGGcaaatttctccttcctcctgggGGTGAATTCAATTTCAGACCTGCCTAGGGATGGGGGATGGTGTCTTTCTTGTCCACCCACTCCACCTCCCCACCCATCTTGGGGAGAGAGGACGTGCCACTACTGAGCCCAGGCGTGATGTGTGGACTCTCCAGGGtgacagggattttttttttttaagagaaaatgctcttttttttttttagttcccaAGTTTTATTCAGGAACTCATACAAAATATTCCAGATAAATGAAATTTAATCCTCTTCTTCGTCCTGGTTAATCTAGAAGTAACGTAATTCGTAACTCTCTTTGCTGTTAGCAAGTATGCGCAAGCAGtcacataaattatttttcttcaaatattttttggtgAGATATTTCAAATACCTTTTGCAGAAAGTCACCTTGGATGTCACAGTGATCTTGCTCTTGCTCCTTTCGTTGGTCACCACCCCTCCACCAAGGTTCCCAGCTTTTCCGTTCACTTTGATCCTTTCTTGCAAAAACCGCTCAAAATTGGCAGCATCCATGATTCCATCTTCTACAGGGTGGGTGCAATCAAGAGTGAACTTCAGaacctgcttcttttttttgtcCCCCTTTGCCACAAGCTTTTTCACAGGAGCTATGGTGGCAGCGGAGTTAGAAAGGGAGCGAGAAAATGCTCTTTTTGTCTTTCCATTGAGAAGGCACCTCCCATGCTGGTGTATCCAGGGAGTGGAGACCATCACCCTTCAACAGAAGCAATGAACTTTAGTGAATATCATGTTTACATGTGTTTTATGCAAAGCACCATGCTTGGTGGTACCATGGGGAACAAAGAGATAGCTAAGATAAAGTCCTTGCCCTTAAGGGTCTCTTAATATATTTTAGGTCACAGACACTTTTGAGAATCTGAGGAAAGCTATGAACTTGCCCCAGAAAAATGcaacgcacgcacacacacacacacacacactcagttcTGTATCCATTTCAGAAGGTTTGCTGGCCCTCTGCAGCCAATCCGCAGACCTTCATAGACCCAGGATTAGGAAACCTTCCTTAAAGACACGCACAATTATCTCTAGAAGAACAACCGATAGGCAATTTCAACAGAACACAGAAATGAAGCCAGGCTATGACAGTGAGCCACCAACTGCTCTGGGATTGCAGCAGATGACATCAAGAATCGACATTGTAAATCTCCATCACGATCAGGGAGCCACAACCAGCTGGCCCTGGAGGACCGGCACCGTGAAGGGAAAGGGCCCAGAGCCTGAAGGCAGCACAGTCAAGCATCTGGGATCCACTCCAAGCCGCGAGAAGCAGGAAGTAACAGATCCCGAAGGCTCTAACAGAATTCTAAAGAATTCCAAATTACAGTTGCAAAGAAAGATACTTCTATCTGGATGTCCCTAGGAAGAAGATTGGAAAGCTCATTAGAACACAGGTTAATGTGTTAACTT encodes:
- the LOC103784499 gene encoding large ribosomal subunit protein eL22 isoform X1: MWGAPLPRCPVWDVRSASTRPRPRLGTEECLCPTATPSGRVMVSTPWIHQHGRCLLNGKTKRAFSRSLSNSAATIAPVKKLVAKGDKKKKQVLKFTLDCTHPVEDGIMDAANFERFLQERIKVNGKAGNLGGGVVTNERSKSKITVTSKVTFCKRYLKYLTKKYLKKNNLCDCLRILANSKESYELRYF
- the LOC103784499 gene encoding large ribosomal subunit protein eL22 isoform X2, whose protein sequence is MAARSSLPRVMVSTPWIHQHGRCLLNGKTKRAFSRSLSNSAATIAPVKKLVAKGDKKKKQVLKFTLDCTHPVEDGIMDAANFERFLQERIKVNGKAGNLGGGVVTNERSKSKITVTSKVTFCKRYLKYLTKKYLKKNNLCDCLRILANSKESYELRYF